The following proteins are co-located in the Terriglobia bacterium genome:
- a CDS encoding HAD-IA family hydrolase, producing MAGRLDAIWIKRAHRGSMDARLTASLIAGKGLGGNVDNSRTRQVTLMERELWDAVTAEAGSDAPPSRRRANLMLSGISLANSRGRLLRVGAAVLRIAGETKPCERMDEVQPGLKNLMYSNWGGGAFAEVITGGEIAIGDSVDWAALEVRTPKAVFLDLDDTILNDSGPVDACWREACSAGSSECGIASDVLYEAVKASGKWFWSDAERHRTGRLDLQTARTEVVRLALKDLGMPDEGLALRIGGVYHDRREECLEIFPDALETLRWLRGRGCKLALLTNGNGAPQRRKIETFGLAPFFDSILIEGEVGFGKPDRRVYELALERLSVSPADVWMAGDNLEWDVVQPQRLGIFSIWIHPSGNGHSQSGSVRPDRIVRSISELRSLL from the coding sequence ATGGCAGGAAGGCTCGATGCAATCTGGATCAAACGTGCGCACCGGGGATCGATGGATGCGAGGCTGACGGCCTCCCTCATTGCCGGTAAAGGTCTTGGCGGCAATGTGGACAACAGCCGGACGCGCCAGGTGACACTCATGGAGCGCGAACTCTGGGATGCGGTGACGGCCGAAGCCGGAAGCGATGCGCCTCCATCCAGAAGACGAGCCAACCTGATGCTCAGCGGAATCTCCCTGGCGAATTCCCGCGGACGTTTGCTGCGAGTCGGCGCCGCTGTGCTTCGGATCGCAGGCGAGACGAAGCCCTGCGAGCGCATGGATGAGGTCCAGCCTGGCTTGAAGAACCTCATGTATTCGAATTGGGGCGGCGGCGCTTTTGCCGAGGTGATCACCGGCGGCGAGATTGCGATCGGCGATTCCGTGGACTGGGCTGCGCTCGAAGTCCGGACGCCGAAAGCTGTTTTCCTCGACCTCGACGACACGATTCTGAATGACTCCGGACCGGTCGATGCGTGCTGGCGTGAAGCCTGTTCGGCGGGCTCATCCGAATGCGGCATTGCGTCCGATGTTCTCTATGAAGCCGTCAAGGCTTCCGGCAAGTGGTTCTGGTCCGACGCCGAGCGTCATCGCACCGGCCGGCTCGATCTGCAAACGGCCAGGACCGAAGTGGTGCGTCTCGCTCTGAAGGATCTTGGAATGCCGGACGAGGGTCTGGCGCTGCGGATCGGCGGCGTGTATCACGACCGGAGGGAAGAGTGCCTCGAGATCTTTCCGGACGCTCTGGAGACTCTGCGCTGGCTCCGCGGGCGCGGATGCAAACTGGCGTTGCTGACGAATGGCAATGGCGCTCCTCAACGCAGAAAGATCGAGACCTTCGGCCTTGCGCCATTTTTCGATTCGATCCTGATTGAAGGCGAAGTCGGTTTCGGCAAGCCCGACCGGCGCGTCTATGAACTGGCGCTCGAGCGCCTCTCCGTATCTCCAGCCGACGTCTGGATGGCCGGCGACAATCTGGAATGGGATGTCGTGCAACCCCAGCGGCTGGGAATTTTCTCCATTTGGATACATCCGTCCGGAAACGGCCACTCGCAGTCTGGCAGTGTGCGCCCTGACCGGATTGTCCGCTCGATTTCGGAGTTGAGATCGCTTTTGTAG